The Armatimonadota bacterium genome includes a window with the following:
- a CDS encoding aminotransferase class I/II-fold pyridoxal phosphate-dependent enzyme → MAQLGFNTLAVHAGSPPDPFGALVPPLYQTSTFTFETVADGARRANERIPAAFYTRWGNPTLRACADRLAALEGGEACLLAASGMAATSQAVLAVVRGGDHLVAPVSLYSGTFELFAQVLPRYGVEVTFVDPEDPENYARAVRPNTKLVYLETPANPVLQITDIAAVARIARQAGILSMADNTFATPYNTRPLALGVDVVVHSATKALGGHHHLVLGAVVGKRDFIERCWEQVRVYGGCADPFAAWLLLVGVQTLGLRMERVNRTALEIARFLAGHPRVERVYYPGLPEHPNHAVARRQMHGFGGMLAFEVRGGLEAGVRLVERLRVIQRAVSLGGVHSLATHPASTTHAHMPREERIRAGIRDGLIRLSVGIEDLEDLLADLEQALE, encoded by the coding sequence ATGGCTCAGCTCGGGTTCAACACACTCGCGGTGCATGCGGGAAGCCCTCCGGATCCCTTCGGGGCCCTCGTCCCGCCCCTCTACCAGACCAGTACCTTTACCTTCGAGACCGTGGCCGATGGCGCCCGGCGCGCGAACGAGCGGATCCCCGCGGCCTTCTACACCCGATGGGGCAACCCGACCCTACGCGCGTGCGCGGACCGCCTCGCCGCCCTGGAGGGCGGGGAGGCGTGTCTGCTGGCCGCCTCGGGGATGGCAGCCACCAGCCAGGCGGTGCTGGCGGTGGTGCGGGGCGGCGATCACCTCGTGGCCCCCGTCTCCCTCTACTCCGGCACTTTCGAGCTCTTTGCCCAAGTCCTTCCGCGCTACGGGGTCGAGGTCACCTTCGTGGACCCGGAGGATCCGGAGAACTACGCCCGCGCCGTCCGGCCGAACACGAAGCTCGTGTACCTGGAAACGCCTGCCAACCCGGTGCTGCAGATCACGGACATCGCCGCCGTGGCCCGCATCGCTCGCCAGGCGGGCATCCTCTCCATGGCGGACAACACCTTTGCCACCCCATACAACACACGACCTCTCGCGCTCGGGGTGGACGTGGTGGTGCACAGCGCCACCAAGGCTTTGGGCGGGCACCACCACTTGGTCCTGGGCGCCGTGGTGGGCAAGCGGGACTTCATCGAACGGTGCTGGGAGCAGGTGCGGGTCTACGGCGGATGCGCAGATCCCTTCGCCGCGTGGCTGCTGCTGGTGGGCGTGCAGACCCTGGGCCTGCGGATGGAGCGGGTGAACCGGACCGCGCTCGAGATCGCCCGCTTCCTCGCGGGCCATCCCCGGGTGGAGCGGGTGTACTACCCGGGCCTTCCAGAGCATCCGAACCACGCGGTGGCGCGCAGGCAGATGCACGGGTTTGGAGGCATGCTGGCGTTTGAGGTGCGGGGAGGACTGGAGGCCGGCGTCCGGCTGGTGGAGCGGCTGCGGGTCATCCAGCGGGCGGTGAGCCTCGGGGGCGTGCATTCCCTCGCCACCCACCCGGCCAGCACCACGCACGCACACATGCCGCGGGAGGAGCGGATCCGGGCCGGCATCCGCGACGGCCTCATCCGTCTCTCCGTGGGCATCGAGGATCTTGAAGATCTCCTCGCGGACCTGGAGCAGGCTCTGGAATGA
- a CDS encoding MFS transporter: MNATRPAVTDSAAVPRTPPRLGWFVLLLVVGHAAVDAGSGALPALVQHFRTQLALSYTLTGILVTASSLGGGVAQIGAGLWADWRPQPWMPAAGVALTALGLGGAGFVHDARSATVALALIALGSALFHPEAVRTVYLSGEERRATAMATFSIGGNLGWALGPAVVALLTDLQGLGGMRWWLLVGLPMAISLGLVTPRASASPAASASVPDEEGRDDWPAYLNVLLVSLLRGAVHLAVTIFYLGYLIDTLGRSRTEASLALSLLLASGIVSSPLLGRLADRFGPKSVLAATIAALAGLVALLPLVPPGGVYPMMMLVGASSMGTLPVSLVLGQQYLPGRRALGGGMQVAVSSFASLFATPFGILADRTSIPAVIWVAAALAAFGALLASRLPARS; this comes from the coding sequence GTGAACGCCACGAGGCCGGCCGTCACCGATTCCGCCGCGGTCCCCCGGACCCCTCCGCGTCTGGGGTGGTTTGTGCTCCTCCTCGTGGTCGGGCACGCGGCGGTGGACGCGGGCTCAGGCGCCCTCCCCGCCCTCGTCCAGCACTTCCGCACGCAGCTCGCGCTCTCCTACACGCTCACGGGGATCCTCGTCACGGCCTCCTCCCTGGGCGGAGGAGTGGCGCAGATCGGTGCAGGGTTGTGGGCGGACTGGCGGCCCCAGCCGTGGATGCCCGCGGCGGGGGTGGCCCTCACCGCCCTGGGCCTCGGAGGCGCGGGCTTTGTCCACGACGCGCGCAGCGCGACCGTAGCCCTCGCCCTCATCGCGCTGGGGAGTGCGCTGTTCCACCCGGAGGCGGTGCGGACCGTCTACCTGTCCGGGGAGGAGCGGCGGGCCACCGCCATGGCGACCTTCAGCATCGGCGGCAACCTGGGGTGGGCTCTGGGCCCGGCGGTGGTGGCGCTTCTCACGGATCTTCAGGGTCTTGGGGGAATGCGGTGGTGGTTGCTCGTGGGGCTCCCCATGGCGATTTCCCTCGGGCTCGTCACGCCCCGCGCATCGGCCTCCCCCGCCGCGTCCGCCTCGGTCCCGGATGAGGAAGGCCGGGACGACTGGCCCGCGTACCTCAACGTCCTCCTGGTGAGCCTCCTGCGGGGGGCCGTCCACCTGGCGGTCACGATCTTCTATCTGGGCTACCTCATCGACACCCTGGGCCGGAGCCGGACGGAGGCCTCCCTGGCCCTCTCCCTGCTGCTCGCCAGCGGCATCGTCTCCTCTCCCCTCCTGGGCCGGCTCGCGGATCGCTTCGGTCCCAAATCCGTGCTGGCTGCCACCATCGCGGCCCTGGCCGGACTCGTGGCCCTGCTCCCCCTCGTGCCGCCCGGGGGCGTGTACCCCATGATGATGCTGGTGGGCGCCAGCTCCATGGGGACCCTTCCCGTCTCCCTGGTGCTGGGCCAACAGTACCTGCCGGGCCGGCGGGCCCTGGGAGGGGGGATGCAGGTCGCCGTCTCCTCCTTCGCTTCCCTGTTCGCCACGCCGTTTGGGATCCTCGCGGACCGCACCAGCATCCCCGCGGTGATCTGGGTTGCTGCAGCTTTGGCTGCCTTCGGCGCGTTGCTCGCCTCGCGCCTCCCTGCCCGATCCTAG
- a CDS encoding PQQ-dependent sugar dehydrogenase, translating into MRWGILALALSLTATVPGAGAPQVTVYARRLEIPWQLAFAPDGRAFVTERPGRIRVIRSGRLEPDPVAQLPVAHVGEGGLLGLALHPEFPRQPYVYVYYTYEAGGLRNRVERLREEGGRLVRDRVILDGIPGAFVHDGGRLHFGPDGMLYVGTGDARSPALAQDRTSLAGKILRVSPDGGVPRDNPFPGSPVYSLGHRNVQGLAWHPRTRQLYATEHGPTGDRGFAHDEVNLIRPGGNYGWPEVLCGTPHPPGFTDALACSGDETWAPSGATFVSRGAWREGLLVANLRGAHLRLFTLNGEGTRVVRQERVLGGFGRLRDVVEGPDGALYVLTSNRDGRGSPTPEDDRILRILPP; encoded by the coding sequence ATGCGGTGGGGCATTTTGGCCCTCGCGCTGAGCCTGACCGCCACCGTGCCGGGGGCGGGGGCCCCGCAGGTCACGGTCTACGCCCGGAGGCTCGAGATCCCGTGGCAGCTGGCCTTCGCGCCGGACGGCCGGGCCTTCGTGACGGAACGGCCCGGCCGGATCCGGGTGATCCGCTCGGGTCGGCTGGAACCGGATCCCGTGGCCCAGCTGCCGGTGGCACACGTGGGAGAGGGAGGGCTGTTGGGACTTGCCCTCCACCCGGAGTTTCCCCGGCAGCCCTACGTCTACGTGTACTACACCTACGAGGCCGGGGGACTGCGCAACCGCGTGGAGCGCCTGCGGGAGGAGGGCGGTCGGCTCGTGCGGGATCGGGTGATCCTGGACGGCATTCCCGGTGCCTTCGTGCACGACGGCGGACGCCTGCATTTCGGGCCGGACGGCATGCTGTACGTGGGCACCGGAGACGCCCGCTCCCCCGCCCTCGCCCAGGACCGCACGAGCCTGGCGGGCAAGATCCTGCGGGTCTCGCCGGACGGGGGCGTCCCCCGCGACAACCCATTCCCCGGATCTCCCGTGTACTCCCTCGGCCACCGGAACGTCCAGGGGCTCGCGTGGCATCCCCGCACCCGCCAGCTCTACGCCACGGAACACGGGCCCACCGGGGACCGGGGCTTCGCCCACGACGAGGTGAACCTCATCCGGCCGGGCGGCAACTACGGGTGGCCGGAGGTCCTGTGCGGCACCCCCCACCCGCCCGGGTTCACCGATGCCCTGGCCTGCAGCGGGGACGAGACGTGGGCGCCCTCCGGGGCCACCTTCGTCTCGCGCGGCGCATGGCGGGAGGGGTTGCTCGTGGCCAACCTGCGCGGCGCGCACCTGCGGCTGTTCACCTTGAACGGGGAGGGCACCCGGGTGGTGCGGCAGGAACGGGTGCTGGGAGGATTTGGCCGCCTGCGGGACGTGGTGGAAGGTCCGGACGGGGCCCTGTACGTGCTCACGAGCAACCGGGATGGCCGGGGAAGCCCCACCCCCGAGGACGACCGGATCCTGCGGATCCTCCCCCCCTAG
- a CDS encoding 5-formyltetrahydrofolate cyclo-ligase — protein MSVAARKEELRRRIIRGRAAEPDKEAKSRAILERVFRLPPFRQARTVLFYVDAGSEVRTRAFIPRAMALGKRVAVPYCARDEQGQDALRLFLLQDLQELEPGAFGILEPKPELRGYPERALAAQEVDMVLVPGVVFDRRGGRIGHGWGYYDRLLRSVRPDCWLVGLAYECQVVEEVPMEPRDVFVDLVVTERAVYVGRGRPSGTRGAGWVL, from the coding sequence ATGAGCGTGGCGGCCCGGAAGGAGGAGCTGCGTCGGCGTATCATCCGAGGGCGGGCCGCAGAGCCGGACAAGGAGGCCAAGAGCCGGGCCATCCTCGAGAGGGTGTTCCGACTCCCGCCGTTCCGGCAGGCCCGCACGGTGCTGTTCTACGTGGACGCGGGGAGCGAGGTCCGCACGCGCGCCTTCATCCCCAGGGCCATGGCCCTGGGGAAGCGGGTCGCGGTGCCGTACTGTGCCCGGGACGAGCAGGGACAGGACGCGCTCCGGCTGTTCCTGCTCCAGGACCTCCAGGAGCTGGAGCCGGGTGCCTTCGGCATCCTGGAACCGAAACCCGAGCTGCGCGGGTACCCTGAGCGGGCCCTGGCGGCGCAGGAGGTGGACATGGTCCTGGTGCCGGGCGTGGTGTTCGATCGTCGGGGCGGCCGCATCGGGCACGGATGGGGATACTACGACCGGCTGCTCCGAAGCGTGCGGCCTGACTGCTGGCTCGTGGGGCTCGCGTACGAGTGCCAGGTGGTGGAAGAGGTTCCCATGGAGCCCCGGGACGTCTTCGTGGACCTGGTGGTCACGGAACGCGCCGTCTACGTGGGCCGCGGGCGACCTTCGGGCACCAGAGGCGCCGGGTGGGTCCTCTAG
- a CDS encoding septum formation initiator family protein, with the protein MHEKFPITEMRPRRTLHRTPPLPRFGKLLVLLTLMAFLTGSLARSASRAYWLDREVRTLEHVRASLLAQNRRLREEIHRLHDPKVVERIAREELGFVRPGEIAVLLLPDPGPPPRRSR; encoded by the coding sequence GTGCACGAAAAGTTCCCCATCACGGAGATGCGTCCGCGCCGCACGCTCCATCGAACCCCGCCCCTCCCCCGCTTCGGGAAGCTCCTGGTGCTCCTGACCCTGATGGCGTTCCTGACCGGCTCCCTCGCCCGATCCGCCTCCCGGGCCTACTGGCTGGACCGCGAGGTCCGTACCCTGGAGCACGTCCGGGCAAGCCTCCTTGCACAGAACCGGCGGCTTCGGGAGGAGATCCATCGGCTCCACGACCCGAAGGTCGTGGAGCGCATCGCGCGGGAGGAACTGGGCTTCGTGCGGCCCGGAGAGATCGCGGTGCTCCTGCTTCCTGACCCCGGGCCCCCGCCGAGGCGATCCCGCTAG
- the eno gene encoding phosphopyruvate hydratase: protein MARIIALTAREILDSRGNPTVEVEVVVEGGARGRAAAPSGASTGAHEALELRDRDPNRYLGRGVLRAVENVRHLLAPALVGKDAADQAGVDRLLCVLDGTENKSRLGANALVAASLAVAKAEAAHRGISLFRYLGGEEATLLPVPLLNVINGGAHADNPLELQEFLLVPLGAPSFRDALRVGTEVYHHLRQLLRARGFATGVGDEGGFAPELRTSAEALDLLVEAIGAAGYRPGEEVALALDAAASELYRDGRYHLEGRARSAEEMIAYYEDLLERYPLVSLEDPLAEDDWEGWRTLTEALGKRVQLVGDDLFVTHPERLRRGVESRCANAILIKPNQIGTLTETRQTVQAAHRAGYRAILSHRSGETEDTAIADLAVAWRCGQIKTGAPCRGERVAKYNQLLRIEEELGSRAQYAGRTAFAR, encoded by the coding sequence ATGGCACGCATCATCGCGCTCACGGCACGGGAGATCCTGGACTCCCGGGGCAACCCCACCGTGGAGGTGGAGGTGGTGGTGGAAGGGGGCGCCCGGGGACGGGCGGCGGCGCCCTCAGGGGCCAGCACCGGGGCGCATGAGGCCCTGGAGCTGCGGGATCGCGACCCCAACCGCTACCTGGGGCGGGGGGTGCTGCGGGCGGTGGAGAACGTGCGTCACCTTCTTGCCCCTGCCCTGGTGGGCAAGGACGCCGCGGACCAGGCGGGCGTGGATCGGCTCCTGTGCGTCCTGGACGGGACGGAGAACAAGTCCCGGCTGGGCGCGAATGCCCTCGTAGCCGCCTCCCTGGCGGTGGCCAAGGCGGAGGCGGCCCACCGGGGAATCTCCCTCTTCCGGTACCTGGGCGGGGAGGAGGCCACCCTGCTCCCCGTGCCGCTCCTGAACGTCATCAACGGCGGGGCCCACGCGGACAACCCTTTGGAGCTGCAGGAGTTCTTGCTGGTTCCTCTGGGTGCCCCGAGCTTCCGGGACGCCCTGCGGGTGGGGACGGAGGTCTACCACCACCTGCGGCAGCTCCTGAGGGCCCGGGGGTTTGCCACGGGCGTGGGCGATGAGGGAGGGTTCGCCCCCGAGCTCCGTACCTCCGCGGAGGCCTTGGATCTCCTGGTGGAGGCCATCGGAGCCGCGGGCTACCGGCCCGGGGAGGAGGTGGCCCTGGCGCTGGATGCGGCGGCCTCGGAGCTGTACCGGGACGGTCGCTACCACCTGGAGGGCCGGGCCCGGTCCGCGGAGGAGATGATCGCGTACTACGAGGATCTCCTGGAGCGATACCCCCTGGTCTCCCTGGAGGACCCCCTCGCGGAGGACGACTGGGAAGGGTGGCGGACGCTCACGGAGGCCCTGGGAAAGCGGGTGCAGCTCGTGGGCGACGATCTCTTCGTCACGCATCCAGAGCGGTTGCGCCGGGGCGTGGAGTCCCGGTGTGCGAACGCCATCCTCATCAAGCCCAACCAGATCGGCACCCTCACGGAAACCCGGCAGACGGTGCAGGCCGCGCACCGGGCCGGCTACCGCGCCATCCTCTCCCACCGGTCCGGGGAGACGGAGGACACGGCCATCGCGGACCTCGCGGTGGCGTGGCGGTGCGGACAGATCAAGACCGGAGCCCCCTGCCGTGGGGAGCGCGTGGCGAAGTACAACCAGCTGCTGCGCATCGAGGAGGAACTGGGGTCCCGGGCGCAGTACGCCGGCCGTACCGCCTTTGCCCGATGA
- a CDS encoding S4 domain-containing protein encodes MRLDRFLQQSRLIRRRTLAHALCANFRVRLNGHVAKPASPVRPGDLIEIDFGTRRVVVRVREVPDRPVPPSEAVRLVEILGVVRE; translated from the coding sequence GTGCGCCTCGATCGGTTCCTGCAGCAGAGCCGGCTCATCCGGCGTCGGACCCTGGCCCATGCCCTGTGCGCGAACTTCCGGGTCCGCCTGAACGGGCATGTGGCCAAGCCGGCTTCCCCGGTACGCCCCGGTGATCTCATCGAGATCGACTTCGGGACCCGACGGGTGGTGGTGCGGGTACGGGAAGTCCCCGACCGCCCGGTGCCGCCCTCGGAAGCAGTGAGGCTGGTGGAGATCCTGGGAGTCGTCCGCGAGTAG
- the mazG gene encoding nucleoside triphosphate pyrophosphohydrolase, which produces MARPTFEDLVRVMATLRGPGGCPWDRQQTHRSLRPYLLEEAYEVLDAIERGDADRLREELGDLLLQVIFHAQIAAESGAFTIHDVVAHLHDKLIRRHPHVFPDAEGRVVEGVVTPEQVKQRWEVLKRAERGEEGTSALDGVSAALPALLWAQKVYKRAREAGWEWPDVREALEKLEEEVGELREAVEDHRPEAIHEELGDVLMTAVKVAVFTGTDPEGALRDACGKFIRRFEAMERLAAERGQRVEQLPLSELVGLWQEAKQREG; this is translated from the coding sequence ATGGCGCGGCCCACCTTCGAGGACCTGGTGCGCGTGATGGCGACGCTGCGGGGACCTGGGGGGTGTCCGTGGGACCGGCAGCAGACGCACCGCTCCCTTCGGCCCTACCTCCTGGAGGAGGCCTACGAGGTTCTGGACGCCATCGAGCGGGGAGACGCAGACCGCCTGCGGGAGGAGCTGGGGGACCTGCTGCTCCAGGTCATCTTCCACGCCCAGATCGCCGCGGAGTCCGGTGCCTTCACCATCCACGACGTGGTCGCGCACCTCCACGACAAGCTGATCCGCCGCCATCCCCACGTCTTCCCGGACGCAGAAGGGCGCGTGGTGGAGGGCGTGGTTACCCCGGAACAGGTGAAGCAGCGGTGGGAGGTACTCAAGCGGGCGGAGCGGGGAGAGGAGGGCACCTCGGCTCTGGACGGCGTCTCCGCAGCCCTTCCCGCGCTCCTCTGGGCCCAGAAGGTGTACAAACGGGCGCGGGAGGCGGGATGGGAGTGGCCGGACGTGCGGGAAGCCCTGGAGAAGCTGGAGGAGGAGGTCGGGGAACTGCGGGAGGCGGTGGAGGACCACCGCCCGGAGGCCATCCACGAGGAGCTGGGAGACGTGCTCATGACCGCGGTGAAGGTGGCGGTCTTCACCGGCACCGACCCGGAAGGAGCGCTGCGGGATGCGTGCGGGAAGTTCATCCGGCGGTTCGAGGCCATGGAGCGGCTCGCGGCGGAGCGGGGGCAGCGAGTGGAGCAGCTCCCCCTCTCGGAGCTTGTGGGGCTGTGGCAGGAGGCGAAGCAGCGCGAGGGTTGA